The Larimichthys crocea isolate SSNF chromosome X, L_crocea_2.0, whole genome shotgun sequence genome segment CTTGTTAGGTTATCGATATGGCCTTGTGGATTATTCAGATGAATGTGATGGTACTATTGGTATTCATCAGTAGCAGCCAGGCGAGGAGGGACAAGGTGCTCTACTGTTCTGGTAAGTTTCaagtgagtgtgaatgattTTAGAGGATGACACATTGCAGACGCTGCTGTGAAGCACAAAACTGTAACATAATCTCATCTGTTGGAGAAAAACTATCAAAACTATcaatcacattacattacattcatttagcTGATTTTATCCAAAGTCAGTTATAGTGCATTTAACTATGTGGCTACAATCCATAAATTGAAAATTCTAAGCATATGCGTTTTAAATCATACCATGAGTCTCATGTCTTGTTCTCTAAGTTCATTGGTCTGATATTGGGATGCTCACACAAATTTCAAAAGTTAGAGATAAAATTTTAAGATTTTTCATCCATTATTTGGGAGTCCAATTTCAAGCAAGTGTTATGTGCACAGTATACACAGTAGGACAAAGTTAAACCAGGTAGCCCAGGTAAGGTCAATCCATttttatctgtaaaaaaaaaaacatgcaactgTAGTAAACAtcttggaaaaacaaaacaaaaacactgtgacatcattGTCTGGCGTGATTACAGGTGCAACAGAGGACACCTAAGCATGTCaggctcccaatctacttttggaaactataggaaccacaaggaacccagcgtcctgagagcacagtgttctagaggggtagtaaggtactatgagctcttttagatatgatggtgcctgaccatgaagagctttgtatgtaaggagaataatttaaaattctattctagatttaacaggtagccagtgcaaggaagccaaaatgggagagatgtgatctctgatcttggttcctgtcagaacacgtgcatCCACTTGAGATATGATGcatctgattttggcgatgttacgtaagtggaagaatgcagtcctcaaaattagttttatgtggatgttaaaggacaaatcctgatcaaaaacaactccaagattctttacggtggagctggaggccagggtgatcccatctaaagtaactaagtctctagaaagagagtttctgaggtgtttgggtccaattacaagaacttcagttttgtctgaatttaacatcagaaaattgtaggtcatccaactttttatatccttaaggcatgtttggagtttagttaactgattggtttcatcaggcttgatcgataaatataattgggtgtcatcagcataacaatgaaacttaatggagtgattcctaataatgttccctaaaggaagcatatataaactaaatagaagtggtccaagtacagaaccttgtgggtCTCCATGACAAAATTTagtatgcatggaggattcatcattgacgtgaacaaactgagattgatCTAAGAAATAAGACTTAcaccagcttagggcggttcctttgatgctagtttgatgttccagtctctgtaaaagaatctgatggtcaatggtgtcaaatgctgcactaagatctaacaggacaagtacagagatgagtcctttgtctgatgccattaggaggtcatttgtaactttgactaatgcggtctctgtgctatgatgcagTCTagatcctgactgaaaatcctcaaatagactattgttatggagaaagtcacacagctgattagctacagctttctcaagtatcaTTTTATGTGTTATGTATGATGTCCACTAAATTCTTTACAGTGAATTGCAGCTTATCTTTTTGCCATAACTGATGTTGATCGGATCACTGACAATATGTGTTTCCCAGCATGCAAGGCGATTGTGGATGAACTGAAGTACTCAGTCAGTCGTGTAGACCCAAAGAAAACCATCAATGTTGGCAGCTTCAGACTCAGTCCTGATGGAaccataaaagacaaaaaggtaAAGATACTTTCACTACTCCAGAATCTACTACAGCTTTtagttatactgtatgtagtttAAAGTTAATACaggtttttaaatgattatgaAACAGCCTCTATATTAGTGAGAAGATTGGCTATTTCTATGTAATACTTATAAATGTCTGACACCAGGATTTCCTCAGAAAGTAGACAAAGCAATTTATGGCACACatacaaaatgacagaaaatctgTGTTACAAACTCAGAGCATTCATAAACACTCATGCATTGATAAACGCATTTATAGCTGATAACATTGCAGATTGAAAAGAGGACACTGACAGTACACAGATTAGGTTGGCAGCCCTGCAAACTGTAGGTGTGCAGTTTGAAAGATCTCTGGTGTtgctgtggttgtgtgtgcAGTGCTGTGTGGGACTATGGATCCTGGTTATTCTTCCTGGTCTAATAAGGTCACTGACTCTGGACAGTCTGTATTGCCCAGGGACCAGTCTACCAGAAGGTGTCCAGCTCACCTATTGATTTTCTGACTTTGATCCCTGTTTAGACAGTCActgatatttgtgtgtgcaagTTACACAAGGCTGGACAAAAGTTCAGTCTTCAGGTTTATCACCCTGTCAATGAGTGATGTTTAGTTGAGTTGGCCCCCACAACATAAGAGAAGGCCCAACAGAACCAGTCCTGTCCTTACCTGCACCCCCACCCCAACACAGTTCACTGTCAACATGCTGCTTAACCAACAAAGCAACAAACCATCAACATCAAGTAGCAATCCTTAGCAAACAACAAACCATGCACTCCTGTTTACCACTTCACGTTATTCTAACTAGCATGCTAACAACAGATAACAGGCGTACTGCCAGAGCCACAGAATAAagaaactaacaaacaaaaagcaagcAAGTTTCCAACTAGCCCTAACAACAGCTAATATCATGACCCTGATAAGCCAACAACATTTCATTCAACATAATTCAGCACTTATTTTCagtattgttcttttttttaaatttttttataaCTATTATTACTCAGCCACAAACATTTATGTAGATGGATGCATGTCATCAATATGTgtgtacagttgtccctcactataacgcggttcacctttcgcggcctcgctgtttcgcggatttttttagtgtaattttgcatgcttttttttacagcgtactgtacagtatgaacgcgcattgtgttcggcgtcctgattggctaagggaaaaccgcacatgtgttctgcatctTGATTTGCaaagggagaaccgcacatgtgttctgcgtcctgatttgctaagggagtactgtacacaATGCATGTAAAAAAGTGTATagaagtgtgtggttaggggttttacggccttaaaacatgtataataactgtaaaaaaataaagcagatttcgtctattgcaggttatttttagaacgtatcccccgcgatacGCCATAATATGAATTACTACAGTAGTTAAATAGAGCAAATTACTGTATGCTAGCAATACCTGAACAACAACTGATGGTCACAAACACTTCAAGAGGACAAGAAAGTCCACTAAttcatattttagaaataaCATTCATTCCTGTTAAAATCAagctcaaataaataaataaataatatataaagtgtGATATGACATAATGGACTAAATGCAGGTGTTTTCAGTGATACTAGTTAAGGTTCagttcaggtcaaacagagtcagggtgctgctgtggggcatgttggctcactggatCTAGCTCTGCTGCAGTACATGGCTAGTGTTCATTTGGAATCACAGtgaaatcaacaaaacaagttgttgttttatgtttcttaaaCTGGATATTTACTGATAAATGTTGCATTTGTGGAATGCTaaatttattcatttctctGTGACAACATTGGACACATTggaatcaggaaaaaaaaagtccccatGACAGTCACTCTATGTACCCTAGTTTATGTTATCCAGACAAAAGATGGAAGTGTCCTTCATGGTGCTATTAATGCTGCTATCTGTGTCATTTTTGGCTTCTCATTAAGCAGTTAAAAAGGTAGATTAATTTAGATATGAATGCCAATTACTCTTCTTGTGCCCCTTGTAGGCCCTGCTTGGATTTTATTTAGTTTGCCCCctagctatgtgtgtgtgtgtgtgtgtgtgtgtacaatcaGATTTGTATTAGTTAGATGTTTTAGCATAACTTGTGTAATGAGTAGAGAAAGTGAGCAGTGAACATCTCACATGTAGGTTACATGTTTAGTCTCTGTACAAACATGTTGCTCATCTCCAAAGGACTAATTCATGTAAATCCCCAATACAAAGATTTCTAGTTCCACTTATTTGAATCCTTTATTAATCATGATTTTTCTAAAAGTCTTAATTCTTCATTCAAAATGTCTTCTCCAACTCTATGGTGGACAGACAAACTGTGTCCAGTGGAGAACCAGCTCAATTTTTGTGGGGAAAGCAGTTTATGGTTCTTATTATACTACATCAGGCCAGGTTAGTGTGGCTCCTCCAAAGATGAGCTCCTCCTCTGCCCTGAGCTGATCCTATCCTCCACCTGTTGCATTGTGTGGTCAATCAAATGTTACTGAGCCACAGAAGAAGCCAAACCTTGATCCCATGCCCTCCCCAGCTCCCTCCTTTCAGAAGCTTTTGACCTAGTGTGAatcagagagggagggatgtcACAGCTTAGATGCCATCAGTGAAGAGGATTTGTAGGTTTTAATTCTCTACTCTTTGGCCTCTTCACAGTAGGCCTTCCTGGGGGCATGGGGCTGCTGCGGGCACAAAGATTAAATTGCCTGCTccaacaatgaaacatttaaggCTTCCAAAGACATTGAACTTACTTGGAGAAGTGAGCTGATCTCATAGTGACCGATGGGAAGTCATGCATTGAGAATGAGGGGATGCACAATGGTGCAGTGACGCAGTCACACATGATATTGTGGCCCAGAAATGTGACTGAGTTTGGTGACATCCactttactgatttttttttaatccaaagaGGTTTAGCATTTTTCTCCTCAGGGTTCTTAATGGAATAGttcagtagtagcagtagtagtagtagtagcagtagaaATAGTagctgtagtagtagtagcagtagtagtagtagtagcagtagaaATAGTagctgtagtagtagtagtagcagtagcagtagctgCAGTAGCTGCAGTAGCAGTagaaatagtagtagtagtagtagtagtagtagtagtagtagtagaagaaaTAGTAGCAGTAATAGCAGTAGCTGTAGTAGTAGAAATAGTAGAaatagtagcagtagtagtagtagtagtagtagtagtagcagtagtagtagtagcagtagtagcagtggctgcagtagcagtagcagtagaaATAGTAGCAGTAATAGCAGTAtctgtagtagcagtagcagtacaAATGTATGGGTCTTCCCTGGCCCTCCGGGATATGGAAATTGAAAGGCTGCTGTCCGCAGCAGTGCAATAATGGCCCCCTGTCCAATGGGAATTGAATGGAGGATAGCATCCCTGAGAAGCCTATTCTCTGGCCCAACCAatcaccccaccccaccctcaCCCCCCACACCCCACCCCATTCTTCAAACAACGCTGTGAGTGACAGCTCCCTTTCACGAGGCTCCGACTGGCAAGGAAAGGGTTTAATTCCAAACCATTTTGTAGCATGGCATGATAATGACTCACACCCAAGCCTGGGTTTGAGTCCAGGCCTGAGATGGAGCGACATgattaattatcattattatttgacCACTGATGAAGATCATTTGCAACATGTACATgcaacatgatttaaatgatatattattataatataaatccatgttttttaaaaagtattggGGCCGagtaaacaatgaaatgataTGTCACAAACAGAACAGGTTCTTAGCTGTGATTGAAATctaaatatttcagtgacaATTTTTTACAGTCCAAAAGTCTCACGAGgatattacaaaatgaaaactaCCAAAACAAACTAGTTTAACATTCTATATAATTTTAGTTCTGGAGGCTGTAATGATCAAATCgaacaaatcaaaataattcACATGAAACATCTTATAGAAGAAAATCATTGAAGATTCATTcttaaatgaaacaatattttgacaaaataaaagtaaatgataGTGAATGAAAAGATAAACACACCTGcccaataaagtgattctgattctgataatgAAAACTAGACTAGACTGGATATAACTGCTAATTGTCGTCATTCAGGGAAAATGAAATGTCGCCACTGGTGTTAGTCACATATCACAAGCAGATTTTGATTGATAGGTGGACCTCATCGTCATTGGCCTGCGTGACCTACATCCCTCGGAGCTCACCCTCCAACCTTTGGCCCTGTGCTGTAACACATTCTGTTTAGCAGCCAacttccttcctcctcagcaCAACAGTGTTGTCAAGCTCAAGGGATCTTCTGCTGAATGAATAAGTTAAAGAGGTGGGGTTGACCTTAAAGACAGAGGGATTAGTGATTGGTTCGATTTCATTTTTACTgtggagaagaaggaagaggcaAAGAAACTGAGATTTGGAAACAGATGGTGAAGAGCccctttgagagagagagagagagagagacagagagagagagacagagagagggacagagagagggacagagacagagagatgtaaTCAGTGGGCTTGGTCTGGAAGGGAACATGGTAAAttctaaaaagaaacaaaagggtCTGAGAATAATATATCTACATTGTTACAAAATTATGCTGCAAGATGCTAAATGTGTTCTGTGCCCATCCACCCCCACCACCTTTTGACCAAAGAAGACAAGGAAGATTGCCCCCTTTGATCAGTGGGGGATGAAGGGGGATGaatgggctaaaaaaaaaaagcagcagagactGTGCAGGGGCTGAGAAGATGAACTGTTTACCCTGCACTTGGCTTCTGTTGAGGCCTCCTTCTCCCATTTTCTCCAACCCCACTCTTCTCAGGAAGTCAACCCTCCCATTTTGCCCTTTTCACAACCCCACCCTCACCCTCTCACCTCCTGGGTGTCACCCTTATCACCCAATATCCTTCCGGGGATGGTGGGAGCAGGGCTCTGCACCTGTCTTGACCCGTCTAGACACCAGCGCCTTGTCCTCAAAGGGGAGAAAGGAAGAGGACGATGGAGTTTGAATGTCGAGGTGGGGCGGGTGTGTATGCAGGTTAAAAGTCAGGGTTGGAGGTTGAGGTTTGTTAGTAAGGAcgaagaaaacacagcagaaaccAGAGGTCATCCTGCTGACCTACacagagtctgtggtgtaacaATCTGGCAGCAGGGCAGCTCAAACTAATGACGACTGCCAATATCACAGAGGCTTTTTTCCACCacatctgtgttgtgttgttgccatcttaaatttgaaagtgtatttttaacatttttaggtTAGTCCATATTTGACCATATTTCCAGCTTGGTCTACATGTGTTTCTCCATCTTTTAGGGGCATGCATTTGAGTTAGTATAGGAAACTAAGAAGAAAAGATTTATACCATACTAATGGCCAGGACtccattttttccctccctctcggTTGTGTGGCCAGGTACCTCTCGCTCGCTCAGAGACTCACCTCAGCGAGCTTCTCGATGGGGTGTGCAACAGCATGAGCGATTACGCCCTTCACATGGACCCCAACACCAAGGTGAAACAGTACATGAGGTTTGCTCCCAGGAGCAGTGAGGCCAGTGGAGACTTCCCAGACTTTAACAACTTCCAGTTTGATGGACCCGAGGCACACAATGGCCTGAAATTTGCAGTGAGTACAAAAgtgcatctatctatctatctatctatctatctatctatctatctatctatctatctatctatcgatagtaaatatattaattatatatgtgtgtgtgtgtgtgtgtgtgtgtgtgtgtggtgggtgtgcgtgtgtgtgttatatatgtatatatatatatatatatatatatatatataaataatatataatttaattgatttttttaattaatgctgAGCATTGCATTGTCTTGATATTTAGTGTTGGTTCATGTTCACAgtgtcagttttttgttttgtcaccaGTCTAATATTTccaattaatatataatataatataatataatagaataatataattataataataatataatataatatatttattattcattatttcatctATTACAACTTTCAGAGTGACTTCAGTACAGCCTGTGTTTCATGCAGTTTCATACAGATTTGatgttgtatttattctgtAGGTGACAGTTTGACAccattgtgtttcattttattgtggTCAGGTCTCTTTATCTGGACTTACCTCTTTAAATAAAGCagatgaggacaaaaaaaatcagttttagaggcgttttaatttgtgtttgtgtcttaaaaTTGATCCCGTTATCATCTTTATTAGGGTCACTGGGATATTTGTTTGCTGTATTTTACACCTTAAATGTGCTTATTGCAGACAGACCTGAAAGTTGGAATGTTTCAAAGCTAAAGCAAATTGAAATAATTGTGAACGCTCGAGTTCAATTCCAAAAGGACACTCTCTGTACTTTTACACATCAATTCTtgagcagaaaataaaaagcttgcAGAGAATCTCAGCAATGTGATCATCGAGTTGTCAAAATGGCTGAACAGTTTGGCAAACAGATTGGAAGCATAGTCATCGCCCTACAAGCGGCATGATCCACCATTGTGTGGAAAgacactgtgtgttgtgtatgcATGGCCGGGCTGCCTCAGCTCTGTTTCCCCCAGGCCAACTCTTTCTTCTGTGCttgtatttttctctcagtGTGAAAGCGTCGTCGAAGAGCTGGAGGATGATATCATCTCTCTGTTCAGTCAGGGCGTAGAGCATGTGCACGAGGAGTTATGCAACAGAATCTCAGGTACCACACCTTCTTCTGTATCACAGATTtgatgcagcagtttgttttccGTTCATCCTCCCGTCCCTTCACACAGGACATCATATCACCCCTCACCTTGTCAAATCAGTAGGagacattttttaacaatacTGAAGATAATTTAGCTGAATAAATGAATCGAGAGATCATATAACAATAAGATTTAAATCCTTATTGTGTGTTAAATCAACTAAACACATCATTGCAGCATAgtgttacattttaatgcatgGAGTTGTATACATCTGGAGACTTGCtcatattttgtctgttttctctttttgattTCAGACTACTGTAAAGAGAGCAGCCACACAAATGAGGAGTTATAGTATTTTGTATTCTTAGTGGACAATGGTGAAACCAGTGTTGAGGccttaacatttttattttgacaaataatcaacaaacttttaaaataaataaaagagaaaatcttGAAACCATATTGTGCACACTTGTTTTTGTTCGAGGCGTGAAATTGATGCTCACTCGTGTCAGTATTGTGTCGTCAGCTGCTGGCTGTTCCTGTTCCTGCTGATCATAATCACATCtacaaactgtgaaacacatAAATGAAGAAAGGGTGGTGTGTGCACTGCTTTTCTCTAGTGTGAGTTTCAAGCTGCAAAAATGTGTAATCAAAGTATTCAATTCATCAAGGTCTTATTTTCTGCTTCCAGCTTCTCCAAATTTGCTGCTTGTTCACTCTCACTATCTATAAACTGAATATACTAATATGCCAATAATGACAGGCATGATTCACCTTTTTCTGATGTTTGATCGACTGACGGATGAATCAGTTTCATGATAGAActaaacattatttattctaCACCATAattatatgttttgttgtttggtaGTTTACATAGATTTATTCATtagttatttcacatttttaaatatagtaATATTAATCCTGTAAGGCAAGAGCATCTTTTTTTGATGCTCTTTGTTCACGACGAGCTGTAGCTGCATAggtttttaataataataataataataataataataataataataataatataaactttAATATAGCACTTTTTAGAACACAGTTACagagtgctttacaacaaaccACAATAACAATAGTAAcagtaagtttaaaaaaaaagaaatttagaATCAAATGTGACAGAACACAAAAAGGTTTtatataaaagtgtttttaaaggttgacatcatttgcttttgctttttgttctgGCCAACATTGTGCATTAGAATGCTAAAG includes the following:
- the cnpy1 gene encoding protein canopy-1 gives rise to the protein MALWIIQMNVMVLLVFISSSQARRDKVLYCSACKAIVDELKYSVSRVDPKKTINVGSFRLSPDGTIKDKKVPLARSETHLSELLDGVCNSMSDYALHMDPNTKVKQYMRFAPRSSEASGDFPDFNNFQFDGPEAHNGLKFACESVVEELEDDIISLFSQGVEHVHEELCNRISDYCKESSHTNEEL